Part of the Acidaminococcales bacterium genome, TCGATGCAACCGGGAAGCCGGCACCCGGGCTTGCACAGGCCGGGCCGCAAATCATTTAAAACGGAAAGTTGTTCATAGACTTGGGCCGGGCGGCAATCTAAATCGAACATATTCCGCACCCGGGAAAGAATTTTGCTCAATAAAGGGAGCAAGCTGCTTGCCAAAGTTACGGAGAGGCAATTTTTCTTCGGCAGGTTCTCCACCGCCAGCCAGCCGCAATAATTCTTCCCGCCGCTTGCCATTCCCACGCTGCGGCAATATTTCCCCCCCTCGGCTTTCTCCACGCCGGCAATGGCGCGCCCGGCCAGAAAATCGAGAATGCCGTCCCAATCGTAGGGCGGGCGGTAGCCTAACAGCAAAGTTATTCCCCCCTGCGCGCCGTCTTGTTCCCCGCCGTTTTTTCGCAGGGCGCTGGGCGACAGCCGGCAGAAGCGCCGAAAAATGTCGTTAAAGCGCCTGACGCTCCCAAAGCCGGCGGCAAAGGCCACTTCGGTTACGGGCAGGGCCGTATCGGTGAGCAGGCTTTTAGCCAAAAGCAGCCGGCGGTTTTGCAGGTATTGCAAAGGGGAAACGCCGAACTGCGCGAAAAATACCCGCCGAAGATGCCTGTCCGTAACGCCGAGCCCGTCGGCCAGACCGGCAAGGCTGGTATCGGCAAGGCCATTTTCCTCCATAAGGAGCGCCGCCCGGCGCGCCAGCCGCCCGGCGGCGTCGACGGGCGCGAGCGCGTCAGCGGGCGCAAGTTCCGGCCGGCATTTCAGGCACGGACGGTAGCCGGCTCTTTCGGCGGCCGCCGCGCTGACGAAGAAAACGCAGTTTTCTTTTTTAGGCACGCGGGCGGAACAAATGGGCCGGCAATAAATGCCCGTGCTGCGCACCCCGACAAAAAACCGGCCGTCAAAGCGTGAATCCCGCGCCTTGACCGCCGCATAGCAACTATCCGGGTCCAGCGTTTCTTTCTGCCGCATTTTCCTCACCCCGGAATTATTTTAAGCCCTGTTAACTAAAAATGCCAGCCATTTTCGGACATGCAAACAAAAAATACTTTGCGCGGGCAAACAATACATGTTATACTTTTTGCAAACAAATGTTCGTGGAGATGGGCGCGATGGATGTACCGAAAAAATTGCAGATACTTACGGATTCGGCTAAGTATGACGTTGCCTGTACTTCCAGCAAAGCGGCGAGAACGGCCGCCCCCGGCGGCATAGGAAGCGCCTTGCTGGGCGGCTGCTGCCATAGCTTTACCGCCGACGGCCGGTGCGTTTCGCTTTTGAAGGTGCTTATGGGCAACGCTTGCGTATACGATTGCAAGTATTGCGTCAACCGCCGCAGCAACGACATACCGCGCGCAGTGTTTGAGCCGCGCGAGTTGGCCCTTCTGACCATGGAATTTTACCGGCGCAACTACATTGAAGGCTTGTTTTTGAGTTCGGCGGTCATTAAAGATCCTGACCACACGGTTGAGCTCATTGTCAGGACGTTAAGCATTTTGCGGCGCGAATACAGGTTTTACGGCTATATACACGCCAAGGCCATACCAGGGGCCAGCAACGCCTTGCATGAACAATTGGGGCTTTTGGCCGATCGGATAAGCGTAAATATCGAGTTGCCGTCCGAGGCCAGCCTGAGGCTTTTGGCGCCGGACAAAAGCAAACGGGCGGTGTTAGGGCCGATGGACTTTATCAAAAACCGCGCCGCGGAAAATTCGCACGAGCTTACGGTGTACAAAAACGTCCCCCGCTTCGCGCCGGCCGGGCAGAGTACCCAGATGATCATCGGCGCTTCCCCCGAAACCGATCGGCAGATACTTAAACTGACCGAAGGGCTTTATCAAAAATTCCGCTTAAAACGGGTATTTTTCTCCGCCTATCTGCCGATGGTGGCCGACAGCGACTTGCCGGCGGTCGGCGCCAAGCCGCCGCTCCTGCGCGAACACAGGCTTTATCAGGCCGACTGGCTGCTGCGGCATTATAATTTCACCGCCGATGAAATACTTGACGAGCGCCAGCCCGATTTTAATCCTTTCCTCGACCCCAAGTGCAACTGGGCGGTCAACCATCCCGAATTTTTCCCGGTTGACGTGAACAGGGCGCGCTACGCCGAATTGCTGCGCGTACCCGGCATCGGCGTCGTCAGCGCCCGGCGGATCGTCGCCGCCCGCAAAAGCGCTTCTTTGGATTTGGCCGCTTTGCGCAAAATCGGCGTGGCAATAAAACGCGCCCAATATTTTATCGTTTGCCGGGACAAGGCCCGGCAAATTTTGCCGGCGCGTCCGGAAATGCTCCTTCCCTTTATTATGTCGCCGCAGGAAATGAAGTTATACCGCCGACAAGAGAATTTCGGGCAGCGGCAGCTGGAATTGTTCGACCGGGAAAGCGCGGGGGAAGAGGGGTGGGGGAAATGCATAGCCGGGAAGACGTGAAACCGAAAGCGGCGCAGCCGAAAAATCGGCCGCCCGGCGCCTTTGCGCGGCGTTTTGCCGACTGTCCGCAGAAAGCGGTCGTTTATAGCTATGACGGCAGTTTCAGCGGTTTTCTTTGCTGCGCCTTCGCCAGTTGGCGCCGCCGGGAAATTCCTTGCGCCGTCTGCCGGGAACCGGCCTATGCCCTGCCGCTTTTCGCCGTGCGCCAGGTGCGCCGCGATGCGGAAAAGGCCGACTGGACGGCGAATTTCATTCGGGAAAATTTGGGCGGGGAGGTTTTGCGCTTTCTGCGCCGCGCCTTCCTTACCTGCTTGGACGGCAAGGAACTTTGCATGCTGCGCTTTTTGCAGCTTGCCTGTGAAAAAGGCCCGCCGGTTTTGGAAATGCTCGCGGACGAGCGCGTGCTCATATTATATAAGGCGGTGCTGCGCCGGGACAAAGAAGCGGAAAGATACCGGGGATTTTTGCGTTTTTCCCAGTATCGCGGCGTACTTTTGGCGGTGATAGAGCCGGAGAATTTTATTTTGCGCCTTTTGGGCCGGCATTTTAGGGAGCGCCTGCCCAACGAGCGGTTTCTTATCTATGATCGTGCCCACCGATCGGCGTTTGTCTATAGCGGCGCTCAAGAGCGGCTATTTGAGGCCGGGGACTTTATCCCGCCGGAATTCGATGAGGCAGAAAAGGCCTATCGCCGCCTGTGGCGCATTTTCTATGACAATGTTACTATAAAAAGCAGGGAAAATCGGCGCGCCTATGCATCGCGGCTGCCCCAACGCTACCGGCCGCAGATGACCGAGTTTCAGGAGGACAGGCCGGCCAAGGAAGAAGCGCCGGACAGAACGGCGCGGCGGCAAGAAATTTAATAAAAGCACACATTTATGCGCCAATGCTTAGATTGCCCCAATGAAATAGGGGACGGGCGTTGTCCCTATTGCGGGGAAAACCTACTGCAACAGATCATGTCACGATAAAGCCTTTTGGCGAAGTATCTTTGCCGCGACGCCGCCGGCTTTAAGGCCGGCAATCGATACCCGGGCGATCCCGCCCAAAAGGGAATTGTCCAAAGGCGCAAATACTTTTGCGTAGTCGTCGGTCAGGCCGGCCATGAGCGTTTCTCCCTCCGCCTGTTCAAACAATACGTCGCGTTCTTTCCCCCGTAGGCCGCTTAAAAAATTTTTTTCCGCCTCTTTCGCGATCCGCGCCAGTTCTTTTGCCCGGGCGGCTTTCTCCTCCCGCCCGACTTTGTCGGGGAAATTGGCGGCGGGCGTACCCGCGCGCGGGGAAAACGGGAATATATGCGCCCTGCTGAAAGCCATCTTTTCCACAAAGGCGCAGGTTTCGGCGAACATTGCCGGCGTTTCGCCGGGAAAGCCGACAATAATGTCGGTGGTGATCGCCATGTCCGGGACATGGCGGCGCGCTTCGTCCACAATCCGCTGAAAATCGGCCGCCCGGTAAGGGCGCCGCATTGCCCGCAGAACGGCGTCGCAGCCTGACTGCAGGGGCAGGTGCAGATGCCGGCAAAGCCGCCGGTCGTTTTTTAAGAGGGAAAGAAGCTCAAAGTCCAGTTCCGTCGGTTCTATCGAGCCCAGCCGCAGCCGTTGCGGGCCGCCAACAGACAGGACTTCTTTCACTGCGGCGCAAAGGTTTCCGCCCGCAGTCCTTTCCGCGCCGTAGGCGCCAAGATGTATGCCTATGAGCACTATTTCGCGAAATCCCGCGTCCGCCAGCCGGACGGTTTCCGCCCGCACGCTTGCTAAAGGGCGCGAGCGCGAAGGGCCCCGGGCGTAAGGGATGACGCAATAGCTGCAATACTGGTCGCAGCCTTCCTGTATTTTAAGATACGCGCGGGTGCGCGCATTTACATTGCCTGACGGCAATTCCTCAAAGCCCGCGCCGGTGGGGAACGCGCCCGCCGCGTCCAGGCAGGCGGATTGCCGGGCGTTTTCCACCAAGGAGACTATTTCCAGCCTTTTGTCCGTGCCGACGATTATATCCACCCCTTTGAGGCGCTTGACCGTTTCGGCCCCGGTCTGGGGATAACAGCCGGTTACGGCGACCACGGCACCGGGATTTTGCCGCGCTGCGCGCCGGATCATCTGGCGGGACTTGCGCTCGGCGGCATCGGTTACGACGCAGGTGTTCACTATATAAACGTCGGCGGGCTCCGTAAAGTCCACAACCCGATAACCGGCCCGGCAAAACAATTGTTCCATCGCCCCGCTGTCCGATTGGTTGACCTTGCAGCCGAGCGTCAGGAAGGCCACTTTACGCATTGGTTTCCCCCAAATCGCCAAATTCGTACATGATGACGGACAAAGCGGCAATGGCCGCCGTTTCCGTCCGCAGTACGCGCGGGCCGAGGCTTGCGCGCCGTACGCCGGCTTCTTCCGCCGCCTTTATTTCCGCCGCGCCGAACCCTCCTTCCGGGCCGATAAGCAACAGAATTCTGCCCGGGCGCACGCTGACGCCGCGCAAAATTTCGCGCAGCCCTTGCCCGGTTTCGCCTTCATAAGCGATTATCCCCAAATCAAAAGGGAAGCGGACAAGCGCTTCCGGCAAGGACATAGGGGCGTACACGCATGGCAGGATGTCCCGCCGGCATTGTTTGCCGGCCGCCAAAACGACCTTTTGCCAGCGCTGCTGTTTCAGCCGCGCCCCGGCGGCGTCATAGCGGGCGACGCTGCGTTCCAGCGCCAGCGGCGCTATGGCGGCCGCGCCCAGTTCCACGGCTTTTTGGCAGACAAAATCCATTTTGTCGCCTTTGCATAGGCCTTGCCCGAGAACGACACTTAAAGCGCTCTCGCGCTTTTTGGGCGCCAGCTGCGTCAGGTTGAGGCTGACCTGTCCGCCCTTCAGGCTTTTTATTTCCGCTATGGCCGTCTGCCCCGTTTCGTTGGCCACGCACAGAAAATCGCCCGGTTTCAGCCTAAGGACGTTTTTCACGTGATGGGAATCTTCCGCCGACAGGGCCGGGGCGGCGGAGAGTTCGCCCTTAATGAAAAATTTGCGCATAATTATCTACTTTTTGCGCATGGCCAAAAGCGCCCAACCCTCCCTTTCCACGACTTCGTCCGCCGCAAGAGCCGCCGCGCCGGCGGCCGCGATTATTTCGTCCGCGCGCCCCGAAAGAATGCCGCCGGCCAAAAATACGCCGGACGGCTTTAACTTGCGCGCGGCCGCCGGCAAAAGCCTTTTGATGACGTCGGCCGTAATATTGGCGGCAATCACGTCCGCCCGGCCTTTGGCGGGCGCGAGCAAATCCCCTTCCAGCACGTTTATTTTGTCCGTGAGAGCGTTTAAACGGACGTTCTCCCGGGCAACGGCGACGGCCACCGGATCGGAGTCGACGGCCGTTATCCGCTCGGCGCCCAGCCGGGCGCACAGCAGGGAAAGTATCCCCGAACCGGTTCCCGCGTCAAAAACCGTCTGGCCGGGCCGTATGATTTGCTCAAGCTTTTCCGCGCACAGGCAGGTGCTGTGATGCGTGCCCGTGCCGAAGGCCATGCCCGGATCGATGTGTATGATTATATCGCCGTCCTTGGCGGCATAGCCTTCCCAGGAGGGTTTAATCACTATTCTTTGGCCGATGCGGACAGGATGAAAATATTGTTTCCAGGAATTTTCCCAATCCTCTTCCTTGACCCGGCAAAAGCTGATTTTGCCCGCTATCGCGCCGGGGACCCTTTCCCCGACAAGCGCAAGGCGCTTGTCCAAAACAGACAGCCTGTCTTTTATGCGCCCGTCCTCCGGCCAATACGCCTTTACTATCGCCACGCCGGTATCTGCGGCCTCTTTAAGATCGGTACAATCCCACAGCCCGGATTTTATGTGAAAATTGAGCTCACGGGGATCCTCAATGGCCGTCCCGCCCGCGCCAAGCTGCACAAAAATATCAGCCACCGCTTCGGTGGCCGCATATACGGCAGGTACAGCTACTTCCAGCCAATCCATTGCATAAGCCTCGCGTCCCGCGTCAGCCGCCGAAAAGGCTTTTCAGCTTTTTGGCGAACCCTTTTTCTTCTGGATTCATGTTGTCGCCAGTTTCGTCGGCGAAAGCTTTCAAAAGGTTTTTTTGTTTGCCTGTGAGGTTTTTGGGCACGACTATTTTTACTTTTACCATCTGGTCGCCGCGGGTGCCGCCGCCGATCCCCTGCAGGCGCGGTATGCCTTTGCCTTTGAGCCTGAAAGTCGTATTGGGCTGAGTGCCTTCCGGCACCTTGAAACTGGCCTTGCCGTCAAGCGTCGGCACCTCAATTTCCGCGCCCAGCGTCGCCTGCACAATGCTTATCGGCACTTCGCAAAATACCGTCTGCCCATCGCGGGCGAAGAGTTTATGCGGGGCGATTGAGATGTACACATACAAATCGCCGCTTTGCCGCCCGCGCAGGCCGGCATCGCCGCCGCCGCTGACCCTGAGCCGCGTCCCCTCGTCCACCCCGGCCGGCACGCGCACCTTGATCGTGGCCGTATTGCGTACGCAGCCGGTACCGCCGCAAGCCCGGCAGGGATCTTTGATGATCCTGCCCTCGCCCTGGCATTTGGGACAGGGGCGGACGTTGACCATCCGCCCGAACATGGTGTTTTGCGTAACTTTTATTTGTCCGGATCCGTGACACTCCGGGCACACGTCGGCGTGGCCGCCGGAAGCGGAGCCGCTGCCGCGGCAGCTTGCGCAGGGTTCGCTGCGCTTTATTTTGACTTCTTTCTCGACGCCGAAAGCGGCTTCCTCAAAACTTATCTCAAGATTGAGGCGCAGATCGGCGCCCCGTTCCGCAGCGCTTGCGCGCTGGCCGCCGCCGCGCGCTCCGCTGAAGAACATATCAAATATATCTTCCACCCCGCCGCCGGTAAACCCGCTGAAATCAAACCCGCCGCCGGCCGCCCCCTCGAAAGCGGCATGCCCGAACTGGTCGTATTGGCGGCGTTTTTCCGGGTCGGAAAGCACCGCGTTGGCTTCGTTGACCTCTTTGAATTTTTCAGCCGCGCCGGCGTTGTCTTTATTTACGTCGGGGTGATATTGGCGAGCCAGTTTGCGGTAGGCTTTTTTGATTTCGTCGTCGGAAGCGCCGCGGGGCACGCCCAGCACTTCATAGTAATCTTTTTTGCTCACCTATCACACCGCCCAAAACTTAATTGCCTTTTTTGTCGTCAACTACTTCGGCGTCAACAACATTGTCGCCGGCTTTCCCGTCCGCCTGCCCCGCGTCGGCGCCGGCCGCGCCGGCCGCGCCGGCCGCTTCCGTCTGCTTGTACAAGGCGGCGGAAAGCTCATAAAGCGGTTTGGTCAAAGCCTCGGTATCCGCTTTTATTTTTTCCAAATCCTGGCCTTTCAAAGTTTCCTTCAGGGTTTCAACTGCGGCGTTTACCTTGCCGATAAGATCGTCCTCGCCTTTGCCGGCCATGTCCTTGGCGGTCTTTTCCGCCTGATAGACAAGCGAGTCGGCCTGATTGCGGATTTCCACTTCTTCCTTGCGTTTTTTGTCCTCGGCGGCATGCGCCTCGGCCTCTTTGACCATGCGGTCGATTTCATCCTTTTTGAGGCCGCTGGAGGAGGTAATGGTAATTTTTTGCTCTTTGCCTGTGCCCAGGTCTTTGGCTTTGACGTTGACTATGCCGTTGGCGTCTATGTCAAACTCCACTTCTATTTTGGGCACTCCGCGCGGCGCAGGGGGAATGCCGGACAGTTCAAAGCGCCCCAGCGTCTTGTTGTCGGCGGCAAATTCGCGTTCGCCCTGCAGCACGTGTATGTCGACCGACGGCTGATTGTCGGAAGCCGTTGAGTACACCTGTTTGCTGGAAGTCGGGATGGTGGTGTTGCGTTCGATTATCTTGCTGAACACGCCGCCCAGCACTTCTATGCCCAAAGAAAGCGGCGTTACGTCCAAAAGCAGCACGTCTTTTACCTCGCCCGCCAGTACGCCCGCCTGGATAGCCGCGCCGACGGCTACGCACTCGTCAGGGTTGACGCCGCGGTGCGGCTCTTTGCCGATGAATTTTTTGACCGCTTCCTGCACGGCCGGTATGCGGATGGATCCGCCGACCAAGATAACTTTGTCGATATCGGAAGGTTTCAGCCCCGCGTCGCTTAGGGCCTGCCGGGTCGGGCCCATGGTCTTTTCCACAAGATCGGCCGTCATTTCGTCAAATTTGGCGCGGCTGAGGTTCATGTCAAGATGTTTTGGCCCGCTGGCGTCGGCCGTGATAAAAGGCAGGTTTATATTGGTGGTCAAAACGCCGGAAAGTTCTATTTTCGCTTTTTCCGCCGCTTCCTTCAGCCGCTGCATGGCCATCCGGTCGTTGGAGAGGTCTATGCCGCTGTCTTTTTTAAATTCCGCCACAAGCCAGTTCATCACCCGCTCGTCAAAATCGTCGCCGCCCAGGCGGTTGTTGCCGCTGGTAGCCTTGACTTCGAATACCCCGTCGCCCAGCGCCAGTATGGAAACGTCAAACGTCCCGCCGCCCAAGTCGAACACCAGTATGGTATGGTCGTCGCTTTTGTCTATGCCGTAAGCCAAGGCGGCCGCCGTAGGCTCGTTGATAATCCTGAGCACGTCCAGGCCGGCTATGCGCCCGGCGTCTTTGGTGGCCTGGCGCTGGCTGTCGGTAAAATAAGCCGGCACGGTTATGACCGCCTGCTTTACGCCCTCGCCCAAATATTTTTCCGCGTCCTCTTTGAGTTTTTGCAGGATCATCGCGGAAATCTCCTGCGGCGAATAATCTTTGCCGTCAATCGTTACTTTGTGGTCGGTTCCCATTTGCCGCTTGATGGAACTTATGGTGCGGTCAGGGTTGGAAACGGCCTGCCTTTTGGCCAATTGACCGACCATCCGCTCGCCGGACTTGGAAAAACCCACCACCGAAGGCGTGAGCCTGCTGCCCTCGGGATTGGGGATAACCGTCGGCTCCCCGCCCTCCATAACGGCAACAACCGAATTTGTTGTCCCTAAATCTATTCCTATCACTTTAGCCATAATAAAAAAACCTCCTTGAAATTATGAATTGTTGACAACTCTTACCTTGCTGTGCCGTATTACTTTATCTTTGAGTTTATACCCTT contains:
- a CDS encoding helix-turn-helix domain-containing protein, with the translated sequence MRQKETLDPDSCYAAVKARDSRFDGRFFVGVRSTGIYCRPICSARVPKKENCVFFVSAAAAERAGYRPCLKCRPELAPADALAPVDAAGRLARRAALLMEENGLADTSLAGLADGLGVTDRHLRRVFFAQFGVSPLQYLQNRRLLLAKSLLTDTALPVTEVAFAAGFGSVRRFNDIFRRFCRLSPSALRKNGGEQDGAQGGITLLLGYRPPYDWDGILDFLAGRAIAGVEKAEGGKYCRSVGMASGGKNYCGWLAVENLPKKNCLSVTLASSLLPLLSKILSRVRNMFDLDCRPAQVYEQLSVLNDLRPGLCKPGCRLPGCIDPFEAAARAVIGQQITVKAARTLAGRLVRVYGAKIAAPVAGLTNVFPSPEAIFPVLGPEGEELTAIGLTRAKARAVRALAESILTGRLNLSASASPEEAVSLIREMPGFGDWTAEYIAMRALGWTDAFLPTDLGVRKAFPGLSARQLRRLAEAWRPWRAYAMLNIWQYQQ
- a CDS encoding putative DNA modification/repair radical SAM protein — encoded protein: MDVPKKLQILTDSAKYDVACTSSKAARTAAPGGIGSALLGGCCHSFTADGRCVSLLKVLMGNACVYDCKYCVNRRSNDIPRAVFEPRELALLTMEFYRRNYIEGLFLSSAVIKDPDHTVELIVRTLSILRREYRFYGYIHAKAIPGASNALHEQLGLLADRISVNIELPSEASLRLLAPDKSKRAVLGPMDFIKNRAAENSHELTVYKNVPRFAPAGQSTQMIIGASPETDRQILKLTEGLYQKFRLKRVFFSAYLPMVADSDLPAVGAKPPLLREHRLYQADWLLRHYNFTADEILDERQPDFNPFLDPKCNWAVNHPEFFPVDVNRARYAELLRVPGIGVVSARRIVAARKSASLDLAALRKIGVAIKRAQYFIVCRDKARQILPARPEMLLPFIMSPQEMKLYRRQENFGQRQLELFDRESAGEEGWGKCIAGKT
- a CDS encoding TIGR03915 family putative DNA repair protein codes for the protein MHSREDVKPKAAQPKNRPPGAFARRFADCPQKAVVYSYDGSFSGFLCCAFASWRRREIPCAVCREPAYALPLFAVRQVRRDAEKADWTANFIRENLGGEVLRFLRRAFLTCLDGKELCMLRFLQLACEKGPPVLEMLADERVLILYKAVLRRDKEAERYRGFLRFSQYRGVLLAVIEPENFILRLLGRHFRERLPNERFLIYDRAHRSAFVYSGAQERLFEAGDFIPPEFDEAEKAYRRLWRIFYDNVTIKSRENRRAYASRLPQRYRPQMTEFQEDRPAKEEAPDRTARRQEI
- the mtaB gene encoding tRNA (N(6)-L-threonylcarbamoyladenosine(37)-C(2))-methylthiotransferase MtaB, whose translation is MRKVAFLTLGCKVNQSDSGAMEQLFCRAGYRVVDFTEPADVYIVNTCVVTDAAERKSRQMIRRAARQNPGAVVAVTGCYPQTGAETVKRLKGVDIIVGTDKRLEIVSLVENARQSACLDAAGAFPTGAGFEELPSGNVNARTRAYLKIQEGCDQYCSYCVIPYARGPSRSRPLASVRAETVRLADAGFREIVLIGIHLGAYGAERTAGGNLCAAVKEVLSVGGPQRLRLGSIEPTELDFELLSLLKNDRRLCRHLHLPLQSGCDAVLRAMRRPYRAADFQRIVDEARRHVPDMAITTDIIVGFPGETPAMFAETCAFVEKMAFSRAHIFPFSPRAGTPAANFPDKVGREEKAARAKELARIAKEAEKNFLSGLRGKERDVLFEQAEGETLMAGLTDDYAKVFAPLDNSLLGGIARVSIAGLKAGGVAAKILRQKALS
- a CDS encoding 16S rRNA (uracil(1498)-N(3))-methyltransferase; protein product: MRKFFIKGELSAAPALSAEDSHHVKNVLRLKPGDFLCVANETGQTAIAEIKSLKGGQVSLNLTQLAPKKRESALSVVLGQGLCKGDKMDFVCQKAVELGAAAIAPLALERSVARYDAAGARLKQQRWQKVVLAAGKQCRRDILPCVYAPMSLPEALVRFPFDLGIIAYEGETGQGLREILRGVSVRPGRILLLIGPEGGFGAAEIKAAEEAGVRRASLGPRVLRTETAAIAALSVIMYEFGDLGETNA
- the prmA gene encoding 50S ribosomal protein L11 methyltransferase; protein product: MDWLEVAVPAVYAATEAVADIFVQLGAGGTAIEDPRELNFHIKSGLWDCTDLKEAADTGVAIVKAYWPEDGRIKDRLSVLDKRLALVGERVPGAIAGKISFCRVKEEDWENSWKQYFHPVRIGQRIVIKPSWEGYAAKDGDIIIHIDPGMAFGTGTHHSTCLCAEKLEQIIRPGQTVFDAGTGSGILSLLCARLGAERITAVDSDPVAVAVARENVRLNALTDKINVLEGDLLAPAKGRADVIAANITADVIKRLLPAAARKLKPSGVFLAGGILSGRADEIIAAAGAAALAADEVVEREGWALLAMRKK
- the dnaJ gene encoding molecular chaperone DnaJ, giving the protein MSKKDYYEVLGVPRGASDDEIKKAYRKLARQYHPDVNKDNAGAAEKFKEVNEANAVLSDPEKRRQYDQFGHAAFEGAAGGGFDFSGFTGGGVEDIFDMFFSGARGGGQRASAAERGADLRLNLEISFEEAAFGVEKEVKIKRSEPCASCRGSGSASGGHADVCPECHGSGQIKVTQNTMFGRMVNVRPCPKCQGEGRIIKDPCRACGGTGCVRNTATIKVRVPAGVDEGTRLRVSGGGDAGLRGRQSGDLYVYISIAPHKLFARDGQTVFCEVPISIVQATLGAEIEVPTLDGKASFKVPEGTQPNTTFRLKGKGIPRLQGIGGGTRGDQMVKVKIVVPKNLTGKQKNLLKAFADETGDNMNPEEKGFAKKLKSLFGG
- the dnaK gene encoding molecular chaperone DnaK, producing MAKVIGIDLGTTNSVVAVMEGGEPTVIPNPEGSRLTPSVVGFSKSGERMVGQLAKRQAVSNPDRTISSIKRQMGTDHKVTIDGKDYSPQEISAMILQKLKEDAEKYLGEGVKQAVITVPAYFTDSQRQATKDAGRIAGLDVLRIINEPTAAALAYGIDKSDDHTILVFDLGGGTFDVSILALGDGVFEVKATSGNNRLGGDDFDERVMNWLVAEFKKDSGIDLSNDRMAMQRLKEAAEKAKIELSGVLTTNINLPFITADASGPKHLDMNLSRAKFDEMTADLVEKTMGPTRQALSDAGLKPSDIDKVILVGGSIRIPAVQEAVKKFIGKEPHRGVNPDECVAVGAAIQAGVLAGEVKDVLLLDVTPLSLGIEVLGGVFSKIIERNTTIPTSSKQVYSTASDNQPSVDIHVLQGEREFAADNKTLGRFELSGIPPAPRGVPKIEVEFDIDANGIVNVKAKDLGTGKEQKITITSSSGLKKDEIDRMVKEAEAHAAEDKKRKEEVEIRNQADSLVYQAEKTAKDMAGKGEDDLIGKVNAAVETLKETLKGQDLEKIKADTEALTKPLYELSAALYKQTEAAGAAGAAGADAGQADGKAGDNVVDAEVVDDKKGN